The following proteins come from a genomic window of Negativicoccus succinicivorans:
- a CDS encoding shikimate kinase has protein sequence MREERQNRLIKKRNIVLIGSMGTGKSHVGRMLARELGWQFIDTDRFLERERGMSLAELGATLGADALRQAEAEVIERVRRYHHAIIAVGGNFVLEEGMFERLREYGVVVLLYAKTFRIIERVARKQGKRPTIDYDNLAGCVADLNRAWYGWHERADCSVNTTYRTPTRLAYAIRRYLHRAPFRFLTRRGEERHKTRRKGYSYGKKSSRFDQWRRRARHERRASSGRTGGDL, from the coding sequence ATGCGAGAAGAACGTCAAAATCGTCTCATCAAAAAACGCAATATCGTTTTGATCGGCTCCATGGGCACGGGGAAAAGCCATGTCGGTCGGATGCTGGCGCGGGAGTTGGGCTGGCAGTTCATCGACACGGATCGCTTTTTGGAGCGTGAACGCGGCATGTCGCTGGCGGAACTCGGCGCGACACTCGGCGCGGACGCGTTGCGACAGGCGGAAGCCGAGGTCATTGAGCGCGTGCGCCGCTACCATCATGCGATCATCGCGGTCGGCGGCAACTTCGTGTTGGAAGAGGGCATGTTTGAACGTCTGCGCGAATATGGCGTAGTTGTTTTGTTGTACGCGAAAACATTTCGCATCATTGAGCGCGTAGCTCGCAAGCAGGGCAAACGCCCGACCATTGATTACGATAATTTGGCCGGTTGCGTCGCCGACTTGAATCGCGCCTGGTACGGTTGGCACGAACGCGCCGACTGCTCGGTGAATACCACGTATCGGACACCGACGCGCTTGGCGTATGCGATCCGTCGCTACCTGCATCGGGCGCCGTTTCGTTTCCTGACGCGACGCGGCGAAGAGCGACATAAAACGCGACGAAAGGGGTATAGTTATGGTAAGAAAAGTAGCCGTTTTGACCAGTGGCGGCGACGCGCCCGGCATGAACGCCGCGCTTCGAGCGGTCGTACGGGCGGCGATTTATAG